A stretch of Aureispira sp. CCB-E DNA encodes these proteins:
- a CDS encoding ElyC/SanA/YdcF family protein — protein MKKKLMSILLSSFFFLVVLILGADYYVQSSVQNKLYKNIETIPYNKVGLVLGTVKLLQNGNLNRYYKYRIEAAAALFKAGKIDFILVSGDNSRKGYDEPTDMKEDLIKKGIPEHKIFLDYAGFRTLDSVVRSNVIFGQKNITIISQKFHNERAVFIANHKHINAIGFEAKDVSIRAGLKVQIREKLARVKVLIDVLFGVQPKYLGKQIEIR, from the coding sequence ACTTATTCTTGGAGCAGATTATTATGTTCAATCCTCTGTTCAAAACAAATTATACAAGAATATTGAGACCATTCCTTACAATAAAGTAGGGCTAGTCCTTGGCACTGTAAAGTTGCTTCAAAATGGAAATTTGAATCGCTATTACAAATATCGGATAGAAGCTGCGGCAGCACTATTCAAAGCTGGGAAAATTGACTTTATTTTAGTTAGTGGTGACAACAGCCGAAAAGGATATGATGAGCCTACGGACATGAAAGAAGACTTAATAAAAAAAGGCATTCCTGAGCACAAGATTTTTCTAGATTATGCAGGTTTTAGAACTTTAGATTCTGTCGTTCGTAGCAACGTTATATTTGGACAAAAAAACATTACCATTATTTCCCAAAAATTTCACAATGAGCGTGCGGTCTTCATTGCCAACCACAAACACATCAATGCGATTGGCTTCGAAGCCAAAGATGTTTCCATTCGAGCAGGTTTGAAAGTCCAAATTCGAGAAAAACTAGCCCGAGTCAAAGTTTTGATTGACGTTTTGTTTGGGGTTCAACCTAAATATCTAGGGAAACAAATCGAAATTCGGTAA